From the genome of Vulpes lagopus strain Blue_001 chromosome 2, ASM1834538v1, whole genome shotgun sequence, one region includes:
- the DMPK gene encoding myotonin-protein kinase isoform X2: MSAEVRLRRLQQLVLDPGFLGLEPLLDLLLGVHQELGASDLAQDKYVADFLQWVEPIAARLKEARLQRDDFEILKVIGRGAFSEVAVVKMKQTGQVYAMKIMNKWDMLKRGEVSCFREERDVLVNGDRRWITELHFAFQDENYLYLVMEYYVGGDLLTLLSKFGERIPAEMARFYLAEIVMAIDSVHRLGYVHRDIKPDNILLDRCGHIRLADFGSCLKLRADGTVRSLVAVGTPDYLSPEILQAVGGGPGMGSYGPECDWWALGVFAYEMFYGQTPFYADSTAETYGKIVHYKEHLSLPLVDAGVPEEARDLIQQLLCPPETRLGRDGAGDFQNHPFFFGLDWDGLRDSVPPFTPDFEGATDTCNFDVVEDGLTAMVSGGGETLSDMREGMPLGVHLPFVGYSYSCMALRDEEVLGPTAMELEAEPLPEPPVQAPSPEPPMSPPEETAEAAVPEALPEAFSAVAAAAAVEAQVTQVTQVTLRELQEALEEEVLTRQSLSQELEAIRTANQNFASQLREAEARNQDLEARVQQLQERMELLQAGADAAVTGVPSPRATDAPSHLDGPQAVARGQCPLVGPGPMHRRHLLLPARVPKPDLSEARSLLQFAVALAAAAALGCTGLVARADHLAPVWRQPGAAFAP, encoded by the exons AAGGAGGCCCGACTGCAGAGGGACGACTTCGAGATTCTGAAGGTGATCGGACGCGGGGCGTTCAGCGAG GTAGCGGTGGTGAAGATGAAGCAGACGGGCCAGGTGTATGCGATGAAGATCATGAATAAATGGGACATGCTGAAGAGAGGCGAG GTGTCGTGCTTCCGCGAAGAGAGGGACGTGTTGGTGAACGGGGACCGGCGCTGGATCACGGAGCTGCACTTCGCCTTCCAGGACGAGAACTACTTG TACCTGGTCATGGAGTACTACGTGGGCGGGGACCTGCTAACGCTGCTGAGCAAGTTTGGGGAGCGGATCCCGGCCGAAATGGCGCGCTTCTATCTGGCCGAGATTGTCATGGCCATAGACTCAGTGCACCGGCTGGGCTATGTACACAG GGACATCAAACCCGACAACATCCTACTAGACCGGTGTGGCCACATCCGTTTGGCCGACTTCGGCTCCTGCCTCAAGTTGCGGGCAGACGGAACG GTGCGGTCGCTGGTGGCTGTGGGCACCCCGGACTACTTGTCCCCCGAGATCCTGCAGGCCGTAGGCGGTGGGCCTGGGATGGGCAGCTATGGGCCGGAGTGTGACTGGTGGGCGCTGGGAGTGTTCGCCTATGAGATGTTCTATGGGCAGACGCCCTTCTACGCCGACTCCACGGCTGAGACCTACGGCAAGATCGTGCACTATAAG GAGCACCTGTCTCTGCCGCTGGTCGATGCGGGGGTCCCTGAGGAGGCTAGAGACCTCATCCAGCAACTGCTGTGTCCCCCTGAGACGCGGCTGGGCCGGGACGGAGCAGGTGATTTCCAGAATCATCCTTTTTTCTTTGGCCTTGACTGGGACGGTCTCCGAGACAGCGTGCCCCCTTTTACGCCGGATTTTGAGGGTGCCACTGACACGTGCAACTTCGATGTGGTGGAAGATGGGCTCACTGCCATGGTGAGCGGGGGCGGG GAGACGCTGTCTGACATGCGGGAAGGCATGCCACTGGGAGTCCACCTGCCATTTGTGGGCTACTCCTACTCCTGCATGGCCCTCAG GGACGAGGAGGTCCTAGGCCCCACGGCCATGGAACTGGAGGCCGAGCCATTGCCTGAGCCACCTGTGCAAGCGCCCAGCCCGGAGCCCCCAATGTCCCCACCAGAGGAAACG GCTGAAGCGGCGGTTCCGGAAGCCCTTCCGGAGGCCTTTTCGGCGGTGGCGGCAGCGGCCGCGGTGGAAGCCCAGGTGACCCAGGTGACCCAGGTGACGCTGCGGGAGCTCCAGgaggccctggaggaggaggtgctCACACGGCAGAGCCTGAGCCAGGAGCTGGAGGCCATCCGCACAGCTAACCAAAACTTTGCCAG TCAGCTCCGGGAGGCGGAGGCCCGGAACCAGGACCTGGAGGCGCGCGTCCAACAGCTGCAGGAGCGGATGGAGCTGCTGCAGGCGGGGGCAGATGCAG cTGTCACGGGGGTCCCCAGTCCCCGGGCCACGGATGCACCTTCCCAT CTAGATGGCCCCCAGGCCGTGGCTCGGGGCCAATGCCCGCTGGTGGGGCCAGGCCCCATGCACCGCCgccacctgctgctccctgccAGG GTCCCTAAGCCTGACCTATCGGAGGCGCGTTCCCTGCTCCAGTTCGCCGTTGCTCTGGCTGCTGCCGCCGCCTTGGGCTGCACTGGGTTGGTGGCCCGCGCCGACCATCTCGCCCCGGTCTGGCGCCAGCCGGGAGCCGCCTTCGCCCCCTGA
- the DMPK gene encoding myotonin-protein kinase isoform X1, whose product MSAEVRLRRLQQLVLDPGFLGLEPLLDLLLGVHQELGASDLAQDKYVADFLQWVEPIAARLKEARLQRDDFEILKVIGRGAFSEVAVVKMKQTGQVYAMKIMNKWDMLKRGEVSCFREERDVLVNGDRRWITELHFAFQDENYLYLVMEYYVGGDLLTLLSKFGERIPAEMARFYLAEIVMAIDSVHRLGYVHRDIKPDNILLDRCGHIRLADFGSCLKLRADGTVRSLVAVGTPDYLSPEILQAVGGGPGMGSYGPECDWWALGVFAYEMFYGQTPFYADSTAETYGKIVHYKEHLSLPLVDAGVPEEARDLIQQLLCPPETRLGRDGAGDFQNHPFFFGLDWDGLRDSVPPFTPDFEGATDTCNFDVVEDGLTAMVSGGGETLSDMREGMPLGVHLPFVGYSYSCMALRDEEVLGPTAMELEAEPLPEPPVQAPSPEPPMSPPEETAEAAVPEALPEAFSAVAAAAAVEAQVTQVTQVTLRELQEALEEEVLTRQSLSQELEAIRTANQNFASQLREAEARNQDLEARVQQLQERMELLQAGADAAVTGVPSPRATDAPSHMAPRPWLGANARWWGQAPCTAATCCSLPGSLSLTYRRRVPCSSSPLLWLLPPPWAALGWWPAPTISPRSGASREPPSPPEP is encoded by the exons AAGGAGGCCCGACTGCAGAGGGACGACTTCGAGATTCTGAAGGTGATCGGACGCGGGGCGTTCAGCGAG GTAGCGGTGGTGAAGATGAAGCAGACGGGCCAGGTGTATGCGATGAAGATCATGAATAAATGGGACATGCTGAAGAGAGGCGAG GTGTCGTGCTTCCGCGAAGAGAGGGACGTGTTGGTGAACGGGGACCGGCGCTGGATCACGGAGCTGCACTTCGCCTTCCAGGACGAGAACTACTTG TACCTGGTCATGGAGTACTACGTGGGCGGGGACCTGCTAACGCTGCTGAGCAAGTTTGGGGAGCGGATCCCGGCCGAAATGGCGCGCTTCTATCTGGCCGAGATTGTCATGGCCATAGACTCAGTGCACCGGCTGGGCTATGTACACAG GGACATCAAACCCGACAACATCCTACTAGACCGGTGTGGCCACATCCGTTTGGCCGACTTCGGCTCCTGCCTCAAGTTGCGGGCAGACGGAACG GTGCGGTCGCTGGTGGCTGTGGGCACCCCGGACTACTTGTCCCCCGAGATCCTGCAGGCCGTAGGCGGTGGGCCTGGGATGGGCAGCTATGGGCCGGAGTGTGACTGGTGGGCGCTGGGAGTGTTCGCCTATGAGATGTTCTATGGGCAGACGCCCTTCTACGCCGACTCCACGGCTGAGACCTACGGCAAGATCGTGCACTATAAG GAGCACCTGTCTCTGCCGCTGGTCGATGCGGGGGTCCCTGAGGAGGCTAGAGACCTCATCCAGCAACTGCTGTGTCCCCCTGAGACGCGGCTGGGCCGGGACGGAGCAGGTGATTTCCAGAATCATCCTTTTTTCTTTGGCCTTGACTGGGACGGTCTCCGAGACAGCGTGCCCCCTTTTACGCCGGATTTTGAGGGTGCCACTGACACGTGCAACTTCGATGTGGTGGAAGATGGGCTCACTGCCATGGTGAGCGGGGGCGGG GAGACGCTGTCTGACATGCGGGAAGGCATGCCACTGGGAGTCCACCTGCCATTTGTGGGCTACTCCTACTCCTGCATGGCCCTCAG GGACGAGGAGGTCCTAGGCCCCACGGCCATGGAACTGGAGGCCGAGCCATTGCCTGAGCCACCTGTGCAAGCGCCCAGCCCGGAGCCCCCAATGTCCCCACCAGAGGAAACG GCTGAAGCGGCGGTTCCGGAAGCCCTTCCGGAGGCCTTTTCGGCGGTGGCGGCAGCGGCCGCGGTGGAAGCCCAGGTGACCCAGGTGACCCAGGTGACGCTGCGGGAGCTCCAGgaggccctggaggaggaggtgctCACACGGCAGAGCCTGAGCCAGGAGCTGGAGGCCATCCGCACAGCTAACCAAAACTTTGCCAG TCAGCTCCGGGAGGCGGAGGCCCGGAACCAGGACCTGGAGGCGCGCGTCCAACAGCTGCAGGAGCGGATGGAGCTGCTGCAGGCGGGGGCAGATGCAG cTGTCACGGGGGTCCCCAGTCCCCGGGCCACGGATGCACCTTCCCAT ATGGCCCCCAGGCCGTGGCTCGGGGCCAATGCCCGCTGGTGGGGCCAGGCCCCATGCACCGCCgccacctgctgctccctgccAGG GTCCCTAAGCCTGACCTATCGGAGGCGCGTTCCCTGCTCCAGTTCGCCGTTGCTCTGGCTGCTGCCGCCGCCTTGGGCTGCACTGGGTTGGTGGCCCGCGCCGACCATCTCGCCCCGGTCTGGCGCCAGCCGGGAGCCGCCTTCGCCCCCTGAACCCTAG
- the DMPK gene encoding myotonin-protein kinase isoform X4 has product MSAEVRLRRLQQLVLDPGFLGLEPLLDLLLGVHQELGASDLAQDKYVADFLQWVEPIAARLKEARLQRDDFEILKVIGRGAFSEVAVVKMKQTGQVYAMKIMNKWDMLKRGEVSCFREERDVLVNGDRRWITELHFAFQDENYLYLVMEYYVGGDLLTLLSKFGERIPAEMARFYLAEIVMAIDSVHRLGYVHRDIKPDNILLDRCGHIRLADFGSCLKLRADGTVRSLVAVGTPDYLSPEILQAVGGGPGMGSYGPECDWWALGVFAYEMFYGQTPFYADSTAETYGKIVHYKEHLSLPLVDAGVPEEARDLIQQLLCPPETRLGRDGAGDFQNHPFFFGLDWDGLRDSVPPFTPDFEGATDTCNFDVVEDGLTAMETLSDMREGMPLGVHLPFVGYSYSCMALRDEEVLGPTAMELEAEPLPEPPVQAPSPEPPMSPPEETAEAAVPEALPEAFSAVAAAAAVEAQVTQVTQVTLRELQEALEEEVLTRQSLSQELEAIRTANQNFASQLREAEARNQDLEARVQQLQERMELLQAGADAAVTGVPSPRATDAPSHLDGPQAVARGQCPLVGPGPMHRRHLLLPARVPKPDLSEARSLLQFAVALAAAAALGCTGLVARADHLAPVWRQPGAAFAP; this is encoded by the exons AAGGAGGCCCGACTGCAGAGGGACGACTTCGAGATTCTGAAGGTGATCGGACGCGGGGCGTTCAGCGAG GTAGCGGTGGTGAAGATGAAGCAGACGGGCCAGGTGTATGCGATGAAGATCATGAATAAATGGGACATGCTGAAGAGAGGCGAG GTGTCGTGCTTCCGCGAAGAGAGGGACGTGTTGGTGAACGGGGACCGGCGCTGGATCACGGAGCTGCACTTCGCCTTCCAGGACGAGAACTACTTG TACCTGGTCATGGAGTACTACGTGGGCGGGGACCTGCTAACGCTGCTGAGCAAGTTTGGGGAGCGGATCCCGGCCGAAATGGCGCGCTTCTATCTGGCCGAGATTGTCATGGCCATAGACTCAGTGCACCGGCTGGGCTATGTACACAG GGACATCAAACCCGACAACATCCTACTAGACCGGTGTGGCCACATCCGTTTGGCCGACTTCGGCTCCTGCCTCAAGTTGCGGGCAGACGGAACG GTGCGGTCGCTGGTGGCTGTGGGCACCCCGGACTACTTGTCCCCCGAGATCCTGCAGGCCGTAGGCGGTGGGCCTGGGATGGGCAGCTATGGGCCGGAGTGTGACTGGTGGGCGCTGGGAGTGTTCGCCTATGAGATGTTCTATGGGCAGACGCCCTTCTACGCCGACTCCACGGCTGAGACCTACGGCAAGATCGTGCACTATAAG GAGCACCTGTCTCTGCCGCTGGTCGATGCGGGGGTCCCTGAGGAGGCTAGAGACCTCATCCAGCAACTGCTGTGTCCCCCTGAGACGCGGCTGGGCCGGGACGGAGCAGGTGATTTCCAGAATCATCCTTTTTTCTTTGGCCTTGACTGGGACGGTCTCCGAGACAGCGTGCCCCCTTTTACGCCGGATTTTGAGGGTGCCACTGACACGTGCAACTTCGATGTGGTGGAAGATGGGCTCACTGCCATG GAGACGCTGTCTGACATGCGGGAAGGCATGCCACTGGGAGTCCACCTGCCATTTGTGGGCTACTCCTACTCCTGCATGGCCCTCAG GGACGAGGAGGTCCTAGGCCCCACGGCCATGGAACTGGAGGCCGAGCCATTGCCTGAGCCACCTGTGCAAGCGCCCAGCCCGGAGCCCCCAATGTCCCCACCAGAGGAAACG GCTGAAGCGGCGGTTCCGGAAGCCCTTCCGGAGGCCTTTTCGGCGGTGGCGGCAGCGGCCGCGGTGGAAGCCCAGGTGACCCAGGTGACCCAGGTGACGCTGCGGGAGCTCCAGgaggccctggaggaggaggtgctCACACGGCAGAGCCTGAGCCAGGAGCTGGAGGCCATCCGCACAGCTAACCAAAACTTTGCCAG TCAGCTCCGGGAGGCGGAGGCCCGGAACCAGGACCTGGAGGCGCGCGTCCAACAGCTGCAGGAGCGGATGGAGCTGCTGCAGGCGGGGGCAGATGCAG cTGTCACGGGGGTCCCCAGTCCCCGGGCCACGGATGCACCTTCCCAT CTAGATGGCCCCCAGGCCGTGGCTCGGGGCCAATGCCCGCTGGTGGGGCCAGGCCCCATGCACCGCCgccacctgctgctccctgccAGG GTCCCTAAGCCTGACCTATCGGAGGCGCGTTCCCTGCTCCAGTTCGCCGTTGCTCTGGCTGCTGCCGCCGCCTTGGGCTGCACTGGGTTGGTGGCCCGCGCCGACCATCTCGCCCCGGTCTGGCGCCAGCCGGGAGCCGCCTTCGCCCCCTGA
- the DMPK gene encoding myotonin-protein kinase isoform X3, whose product MSAEVRLRRLQQLVLDPGFLGLEPLLDLLLGVHQELGASDLAQDKYVADFLQWVEPIAARLKEARLQRDDFEILKVIGRGAFSEVAVVKMKQTGQVYAMKIMNKWDMLKRGEVSCFREERDVLVNGDRRWITELHFAFQDENYLYLVMEYYVGGDLLTLLSKFGERIPAEMARFYLAEIVMAIDSVHRLGYVHRDIKPDNILLDRCGHIRLADFGSCLKLRADGTVRSLVAVGTPDYLSPEILQAVGGGPGMGSYGPECDWWALGVFAYEMFYGQTPFYADSTAETYGKIVHYKEHLSLPLVDAGVPEEARDLIQQLLCPPETRLGRDGAGDFQNHPFFFGLDWDGLRDSVPPFTPDFEGATDTCNFDVVEDGLTAMETLSDMREGMPLGVHLPFVGYSYSCMALRDEEVLGPTAMELEAEPLPEPPVQAPSPEPPMSPPEETAEAAVPEALPEAFSAVAAAAAVEAQVTQVTQVTLRELQEALEEEVLTRQSLSQELEAIRTANQNFASQLREAEARNQDLEARVQQLQERMELLQAGADAAVTGVPSPRATDAPSHMAPRPWLGANARWWGQAPCTAATCCSLPGSLSLTYRRRVPCSSSPLLWLLPPPWAALGWWPAPTISPRSGASREPPSPPEP is encoded by the exons AAGGAGGCCCGACTGCAGAGGGACGACTTCGAGATTCTGAAGGTGATCGGACGCGGGGCGTTCAGCGAG GTAGCGGTGGTGAAGATGAAGCAGACGGGCCAGGTGTATGCGATGAAGATCATGAATAAATGGGACATGCTGAAGAGAGGCGAG GTGTCGTGCTTCCGCGAAGAGAGGGACGTGTTGGTGAACGGGGACCGGCGCTGGATCACGGAGCTGCACTTCGCCTTCCAGGACGAGAACTACTTG TACCTGGTCATGGAGTACTACGTGGGCGGGGACCTGCTAACGCTGCTGAGCAAGTTTGGGGAGCGGATCCCGGCCGAAATGGCGCGCTTCTATCTGGCCGAGATTGTCATGGCCATAGACTCAGTGCACCGGCTGGGCTATGTACACAG GGACATCAAACCCGACAACATCCTACTAGACCGGTGTGGCCACATCCGTTTGGCCGACTTCGGCTCCTGCCTCAAGTTGCGGGCAGACGGAACG GTGCGGTCGCTGGTGGCTGTGGGCACCCCGGACTACTTGTCCCCCGAGATCCTGCAGGCCGTAGGCGGTGGGCCTGGGATGGGCAGCTATGGGCCGGAGTGTGACTGGTGGGCGCTGGGAGTGTTCGCCTATGAGATGTTCTATGGGCAGACGCCCTTCTACGCCGACTCCACGGCTGAGACCTACGGCAAGATCGTGCACTATAAG GAGCACCTGTCTCTGCCGCTGGTCGATGCGGGGGTCCCTGAGGAGGCTAGAGACCTCATCCAGCAACTGCTGTGTCCCCCTGAGACGCGGCTGGGCCGGGACGGAGCAGGTGATTTCCAGAATCATCCTTTTTTCTTTGGCCTTGACTGGGACGGTCTCCGAGACAGCGTGCCCCCTTTTACGCCGGATTTTGAGGGTGCCACTGACACGTGCAACTTCGATGTGGTGGAAGATGGGCTCACTGCCATG GAGACGCTGTCTGACATGCGGGAAGGCATGCCACTGGGAGTCCACCTGCCATTTGTGGGCTACTCCTACTCCTGCATGGCCCTCAG GGACGAGGAGGTCCTAGGCCCCACGGCCATGGAACTGGAGGCCGAGCCATTGCCTGAGCCACCTGTGCAAGCGCCCAGCCCGGAGCCCCCAATGTCCCCACCAGAGGAAACG GCTGAAGCGGCGGTTCCGGAAGCCCTTCCGGAGGCCTTTTCGGCGGTGGCGGCAGCGGCCGCGGTGGAAGCCCAGGTGACCCAGGTGACCCAGGTGACGCTGCGGGAGCTCCAGgaggccctggaggaggaggtgctCACACGGCAGAGCCTGAGCCAGGAGCTGGAGGCCATCCGCACAGCTAACCAAAACTTTGCCAG TCAGCTCCGGGAGGCGGAGGCCCGGAACCAGGACCTGGAGGCGCGCGTCCAACAGCTGCAGGAGCGGATGGAGCTGCTGCAGGCGGGGGCAGATGCAG cTGTCACGGGGGTCCCCAGTCCCCGGGCCACGGATGCACCTTCCCAT ATGGCCCCCAGGCCGTGGCTCGGGGCCAATGCCCGCTGGTGGGGCCAGGCCCCATGCACCGCCgccacctgctgctccctgccAGG GTCCCTAAGCCTGACCTATCGGAGGCGCGTTCCCTGCTCCAGTTCGCCGTTGCTCTGGCTGCTGCCGCCGCCTTGGGCTGCACTGGGTTGGTGGCCCGCGCCGACCATCTCGCCCCGGTCTGGCGCCAGCCGGGAGCCGCCTTCGCCCCCTGAACCCTAG
- the DMPK gene encoding myotonin-protein kinase isoform X5, which yields MSAEVRLRRLQQLVLDPGFLGLEPLLDLLLGVHQELGASDLAQDKYVADFLQWVEPIAARLKEARLQRDDFEILKVIGRGAFSEVAVVKMKQTGQVYAMKIMNKWDMLKRGEVSCFREERDVLVNGDRRWITELHFAFQDENYLYLVMEYYVGGDLLTLLSKFGERIPAEMARFYLAEIVMAIDSVHRLGYVHRDIKPDNILLDRCGHIRLADFGSCLKLRADGTVRSLVAVGTPDYLSPEILQAVGGGPGMGSYGPECDWWALGVFAYEMFYGQTPFYADSTAETYGKIVHYKEHLSLPLVDAGVPEEARDLIQQLLCPPETRLGRDGAGDFQNHPFFFGLDWDGLRDSVPPFTPDFEGATDTCNFDVVEDGLTAMVSGGGETLSDMREGMPLGVHLPFVGYSYSCMALRDEEVLGPTAMELEAEPLPEPPVQAPSPEPPMSPPEETAEAAVPEALPEAFSAVAAAAAVEAQVTQVTQVTLRELQEALEEEVLTRQSLSQELEAIRTANQNFASQLREAEARNQDLEARVQQLQERMELLQAGADADGPQAVARGQCPLVGPGPMHRRHLLLPARVPKPDLSEARSLLQFAVALAAAAALGCTGLVARADHLAPVWRQPGAAFAP from the exons AAGGAGGCCCGACTGCAGAGGGACGACTTCGAGATTCTGAAGGTGATCGGACGCGGGGCGTTCAGCGAG GTAGCGGTGGTGAAGATGAAGCAGACGGGCCAGGTGTATGCGATGAAGATCATGAATAAATGGGACATGCTGAAGAGAGGCGAG GTGTCGTGCTTCCGCGAAGAGAGGGACGTGTTGGTGAACGGGGACCGGCGCTGGATCACGGAGCTGCACTTCGCCTTCCAGGACGAGAACTACTTG TACCTGGTCATGGAGTACTACGTGGGCGGGGACCTGCTAACGCTGCTGAGCAAGTTTGGGGAGCGGATCCCGGCCGAAATGGCGCGCTTCTATCTGGCCGAGATTGTCATGGCCATAGACTCAGTGCACCGGCTGGGCTATGTACACAG GGACATCAAACCCGACAACATCCTACTAGACCGGTGTGGCCACATCCGTTTGGCCGACTTCGGCTCCTGCCTCAAGTTGCGGGCAGACGGAACG GTGCGGTCGCTGGTGGCTGTGGGCACCCCGGACTACTTGTCCCCCGAGATCCTGCAGGCCGTAGGCGGTGGGCCTGGGATGGGCAGCTATGGGCCGGAGTGTGACTGGTGGGCGCTGGGAGTGTTCGCCTATGAGATGTTCTATGGGCAGACGCCCTTCTACGCCGACTCCACGGCTGAGACCTACGGCAAGATCGTGCACTATAAG GAGCACCTGTCTCTGCCGCTGGTCGATGCGGGGGTCCCTGAGGAGGCTAGAGACCTCATCCAGCAACTGCTGTGTCCCCCTGAGACGCGGCTGGGCCGGGACGGAGCAGGTGATTTCCAGAATCATCCTTTTTTCTTTGGCCTTGACTGGGACGGTCTCCGAGACAGCGTGCCCCCTTTTACGCCGGATTTTGAGGGTGCCACTGACACGTGCAACTTCGATGTGGTGGAAGATGGGCTCACTGCCATGGTGAGCGGGGGCGGG GAGACGCTGTCTGACATGCGGGAAGGCATGCCACTGGGAGTCCACCTGCCATTTGTGGGCTACTCCTACTCCTGCATGGCCCTCAG GGACGAGGAGGTCCTAGGCCCCACGGCCATGGAACTGGAGGCCGAGCCATTGCCTGAGCCACCTGTGCAAGCGCCCAGCCCGGAGCCCCCAATGTCCCCACCAGAGGAAACG GCTGAAGCGGCGGTTCCGGAAGCCCTTCCGGAGGCCTTTTCGGCGGTGGCGGCAGCGGCCGCGGTGGAAGCCCAGGTGACCCAGGTGACCCAGGTGACGCTGCGGGAGCTCCAGgaggccctggaggaggaggtgctCACACGGCAGAGCCTGAGCCAGGAGCTGGAGGCCATCCGCACAGCTAACCAAAACTTTGCCAG TCAGCTCCGGGAGGCGGAGGCCCGGAACCAGGACCTGGAGGCGCGCGTCCAACAGCTGCAGGAGCGGATGGAGCTGCTGCAGGCGGGGGCAGATGCAG ATGGCCCCCAGGCCGTGGCTCGGGGCCAATGCCCGCTGGTGGGGCCAGGCCCCATGCACCGCCgccacctgctgctccctgccAGG GTCCCTAAGCCTGACCTATCGGAGGCGCGTTCCCTGCTCCAGTTCGCCGTTGCTCTGGCTGCTGCCGCCGCCTTGGGCTGCACTGGGTTGGTGGCCCGCGCCGACCATCTCGCCCCGGTCTGGCGCCAGCCGGGAGCCGCCTTCGCCCCCTGA